In Halovivax gelatinilyticus, the following are encoded in one genomic region:
- a CDS encoding transcription factor S produces the protein MEFCDECGSMMKADDGLWVCGSCEFTKAKDDAQAYVVTDAQESSEIIESSEENSLPETEVQCPNCENDTAYWYLQQIRSADESETRFFICTECEHKWREDDH, from the coding sequence ATGGAGTTTTGCGACGAATGCGGTTCGATGATGAAAGCCGACGACGGGCTGTGGGTCTGTGGCAGCTGTGAGTTCACCAAAGCAAAAGACGACGCCCAGGCGTACGTCGTGACCGACGCTCAGGAGTCGAGCGAAATTATCGAATCCTCCGAGGAAAATTCGCTCCCAGAAACCGAAGTACAGTGTCCGAACTGCGAGAACGACACCGCCTACTGGTACCTCCAGCAGATCCGGTCGGCCGACGAATCGGAGACGCGCTTTTTCATCTGCACCGAGTGCGAGCACAAGTGGCGCGAGGACGACCACTAA
- a CDS encoding methyltransferase, whose translation MSPSPVLVVYEDREYLVSPGEEFGTDLGVLDVPEDVEPGATIETHLGTEFHVRALRGPDLFHHFERTGAPMVPRDVGLVIGETGVGTGDRVLDAGTGTGVLAASMARAGASVRTYERDPDFAEVARANMALADVADGVEVRTGDLTAALDELCDEIADGAPSFDVVTLDTGDAATVVERAPDLLVEGGFLAVYSPFVENARQVVETATDAGLANVRTRETIQREMDFDERGSRPSTAPVGHTGYLTLARNE comes from the coding sequence GTGAGCCCGTCTCCCGTCCTCGTCGTCTACGAGGACCGCGAGTACCTCGTCTCCCCCGGCGAGGAGTTCGGGACCGACCTCGGCGTGCTCGACGTCCCCGAAGACGTCGAGCCGGGAGCGACGATCGAAACCCACCTGGGGACCGAGTTTCACGTTCGCGCGCTTCGCGGCCCGGATCTCTTTCACCACTTCGAGCGGACGGGCGCGCCGATGGTGCCCAGAGACGTCGGGCTGGTCATCGGCGAGACCGGCGTCGGCACGGGTGATCGGGTTCTCGACGCGGGAACGGGGACTGGCGTGCTCGCCGCCTCGATGGCCAGAGCCGGGGCGTCGGTTCGCACCTACGAGCGCGATCCGGACTTCGCCGAGGTGGCGAGAGCAAACATGGCGCTCGCGGACGTCGCGGACGGAGTCGAGGTGCGGACGGGCGACCTCACGGCGGCGCTCGACGAGCTGTGTGACGAGATCGCCGACGGCGCGCCGTCGTTCGACGTGGTGACCCTCGACACGGGCGACGCCGCGACGGTCGTCGAGCGAGCGCCGGACCTGCTCGTCGAGGGCGGCTTTCTCGCCGTCTACAGCCCGTTCGTCGAGAACGCGCGACAGGTCGTCGAGACCGCCACCGACGCCGGGCTGGCGAACGTCCGAACGCGCGAGACGATCCAGCGAGAGATGGACTTCGACGAGCGGGGCTCGCGGCCCTCGACGGCACCCGTGGGTCACACGGGCTACCTGACGCTCGCGCGAAACGAGTGA